In Phocoena phocoena chromosome 19, mPhoPho1.1, whole genome shotgun sequence, a genomic segment contains:
- the OSBPL7 gene encoding oxysterol-binding protein-related protein 7, with protein sequence MDFQERDPPSLAESTQSAKPSSAQQASELWEVVEEPQGRLGAEGIMPERQEGHLLKKRKWPLKGWHKRYFVLEDGILHYATTRQDITKGKLHGSIDVRLSVMSINKKAQRIDLDTEDNIYHLKIKSQDLFQSWVAQLRAHRLAQHLDVPRSLLPSTTHRKVPGAQLPAAGSASALPGVGPREKVSSWLRDSDGLDRCSHELSECQGKLQELHRLLQSLESLPRIPSAPVIPTHQASVTTERPKKGKRTSRMWCTQSFAKDDTIGRVGRLHGSVPNLSRYLESRDPSGPRGLPPPDYAHMQRSFWALAQKVHSSLSSVLAALTTERDRLRDLHQGSEPSRLGVSEAAAGPRRLHSLSVSSDTTADSFSSLNPEEQEALYMKGRELTPQLSQSSVLSLADSHTEFFDACEVLLSASSSENEGSEEEESCTSEVTTSLSEEVLDLRGAERCQKGACVPGGAVGPPRRQCLPAASGPGADVSLWNILWNNVGKDLSKVSMPLQLNEPLSTLQRLCEELEYSSLLDQASQTTDPCERMVYIAAFAVSAYSSTYHRAGCKPFNPVLGETYECERPDRGFRFISEQVSHHPPISACHAESENFIFWQDMKWKNKFWGKSLEIVPVGMVNVSLPRFGDHFEWNKVTSCIHNILSGQRWIEHYGEVLIRNTQDSSCHCKITFCKAKYWSSNVHEVQGAVFSRSGRVLHRLFGKWPEGLYRGPPPGGQCIWKPNSMPPNYERNFGFTQFALELNELTAELKRSLPSTDTRLRPDQRYLEEGNIQAAEAQKRRIEQLQRDRRRVMEENNIVHQARFFRRQTDSSGKEWWVTNNTYWRLRAEPGYGNLDGAVLW encoded by the exons ATGGACTTCCAAGAGCGGGACCCTCCCTCCCTGGCTGAGAGCACACAGTCCGCCAAGCCCAGCAGTGCCCAGCAG GCCTCCGAGCTGTGGGAGGTGGTGGAGGAGCCTCAGGGCcggctgggggcagagggtatAATGCCTGAGAGGCAGGAAGGCCACCTGCTCAAGAAGAGGAAGTGGCCTCTGAAGGGCTGGCACAAG AGATACTTTGTGCTCGAGGATGGGATCCTTCACTACGCAACGACTCGGCAAGAT ATCACCAAGGGGAAGCTCCATGGCTCCATTGATGTCCGACTGTCGGTCATGTCCATCAACAAAAAGGCCCAGCGCATTGACCTTGACACTGAAGACAACATCTACCACCTCAAG ATCAAATCACAGGACCTGTTCCAGAGCTGGGTGGCTCAGCTGCGTGCCCACCGCCTGGCCCAGCACCTGGATGTGCCCCGAAGCCTGCTGCCCAGCACCACTCACCGGAAG GTTCCTGGTGCCCAGCTTCCGGCAGCGGGCAGTGCCTCGGCTCTGCCAGGGGTTGGACCTCGGGAGAAGGTGTCTTCCTGGCTGAGGGACAGTGATGGGTTAGACCGCTGTTCTCATG AGCTCTCTGAGTGTCAGGGGAAGCTCCAGGAACTCCACAGACTCCTCCAGAGCCTGGAGTCCCTGCCCCGGATCCCCTCAGCCCCTGTTATCCCCACACACCAG GCCTCGGTGACGACCGAGAGACCCAAGAAGGGGAAGCGGACCAGCCGCATGTGGTGCACACAGAGCTTTGCCAAGGACGACACCATCGGGCGG GTGGGTCGTCTCCACGGCTCTGTTCCCAACCTATCTCGCTACCTGGAGTCCCGGGACCCCTCGGGCCCCCGCGGGCTGCCACCCCCAGACTATGCCCACATGCAGCGCAGTTTCTGGGCCCTGGCTCAGAAGG TGCACAGCTCGCTCAGCAGTGTCCTGGCCGCCCTCACCACTGAACGGGACCGACTGAGGGACCTGCACCAGGGTTCGGAGCCGTCCAGgctgggg GTCTCTGAGGCCGCAGCCGGCCCGAGGCGCCTCCACTCGCTGTCCGTGTCCTCCGACACCACTGCAGACTCCTTCAGCTCCCTCAACCCCGAGGAG CAAGAAGCTCTGTACATGAAGGGGCGAGAGCTGACCCCTCAGCTGTCCCAGAGCAGCGTCCTTTCCCTCGCTGATTCCCACACAGAGTTCTTTGATGCCTGTGAGGTTCTCCTCTCTGCCAGCTCTTCTGAGAATGAG GGCTCAGAGGAGGAGGAGTCGTGCACCAGTGAAGTCACCACCAGCCTGTCCGAGGAGGTGCTCGACCTCAGGGGAGCTGAGCGCTGTCAGAAAGGTGC TTGTGTTCCAGGAGGAGCCGTGGGACCACCCCGCCGCCAATGCCTACCTGCTGCCAGTGGGCCCGGGGCCGACGTGAGCCTGTGGAACATCCTGTGGAACAACGTCGGCAAGGACCTGTCCAAGGTGTCGATGCCCCTGCAGCTCAACGAGCCGCTCAGCACCCTGCAGCGGCTCTGCGAGGAGCTGGAGTACAGCAGCCTTCTGGACCAGGCCAGCCAGACCACCGACCCCTGCGAGCGCATG GTGTACATCGCAGCCTTCGCGGTGTCAGCCTACTCCTCCACGTACCACCGGGCGGGCTGCAAGCCCTTCAACCCTGTCCTGGGGGAGACCTACGAGTGCGAGCGGCCTGACCGAGGTTTCCGCTTCATCAGTGAGCAG GTCTCCCACCACCCCCCCATCTCGGCGTGCCATGCAGAGTCTGAGAACTTCATATTCTGGCAAG ACATGAAGTGGAAGAACAAGTTCTGGGGCAAATCCCTGGAGATTGTGCCTGTGGGGATGGTCAATGTGAGCCTGCCCAG GTTTGGGGACCACTTTGAGTGGAACAAGGTGACGTCCTGCATTCACAACATCCTGAGTGGCCAGCGCTGGATTGAGCACTACGGGGAGGTGCTCATCCGGAACACGCAGGACAGCTCCTGCCACTGCAAGATCACCTTCTGCAAG gccaagTACTGGAGCTCCAACGTCCATGAGGTGCAGGGTGCCGTGTTCAGCCGAAGCGGCCGCGTCCTCCACCGACTCTTCGGGAAGTGGCCCGAGGGCCTGTACCGGGGACCCCCGCCCGGCGGTCAGTGCATCTGGAAACCCA ACTCAATGCCCCCAAACTATGAGCGAAACTTCGGCTTCACTCAGTTTGCTTTGGAGCTGAATGAGCTGACGGCAGAGCTGAAGCGGTCCCTGCCTTCCACAGACACGCGGCTCCGGCCAGACCAGAG GTACCTGGAGGAGGGGAACATACAGGCCGCCGAGGCCCAGAAGAGAAGGATTGAGCAGCTTCAGCGAGACAGGCGCAGAGTGATGGAGGAGAACAACATCGTCCACCAGGCTCGCTTCTTCAG GCGGCAGACAGACAGCAGCGGGAAGGAGTGGTGGGTGACTAACAACACATACTGGCGGCTGCGGGCCGAGCCGGGCTACGGGAACCTGGACGGGGCCGTGCTCTGGTAG
- the MRPL10 gene encoding large ribosomal subunit protein uL10m: MAAAVARTLRGGLLPQAGQLPIRQLVRYGSKAVTRHRRVMHFERQKLMAVTEYIPPKPAVNPRCLPPPPRLPQEETGLVRLLRREIAAVFRDNRMIAVCQNVALSAEDKLLMRHRLRRHKILMKVFPNQILKSFLEDSKYPSLLPLFVGHNLLLVSEEPKVKEMVRILKSVPFLPLLGGCVDDTILSRQGFINYSKLPSLALVQGELVGGLTLLTAQTHSLLQHQPLRLTALLDRYVRQQHAEDPVVPASGQPDPPDPVPDS; this comes from the exons ATGGCTGCGGCCGTGGCTAGGACGCTGCGAGGGGGTCTCCTGCCCCAAGCGG GCCAGCTGCCCATCCGCCAGCTTGTCCGCTATGGCTCCAAGGCTGTTACCCGTCACCGTCGTGTGATGCACTTTGAACGGCAGAAGTTGATGGCTGTGACTGAGTATATCCCCCCCAAACCTGCTGTCAACCCCAGATGCCTGCCGCCCCCTCCCAGGCTCCCCCAGGAG GAGACAGGCCTCGTCCGGCTCCTCCGTCGGGAGATAGCAGCAGTTTTCCGAGACAACCGAATGATAGCTGTCTGCCAGAACGTGGCTCTGAGCGCGGAGGACAAGCTTCTCATGCGGCACCGGCTGCGGAGGCACAAGATCCTGATGAAGGTCTTCCCCAACCAG ATCCTGAAGTCCTTCCTAGAAGATTCCAAGTACCCAAGTTTGCTGCCCCTTTTTGTGGGGCACAATCTGCTGCTGGTCAGTGAAGAGCCCAAGGTCAAGGAGATGGTGCGAATCTTGAAGAGTGTGCCTTTCCTGCCGCTGTTGG GTGGCTGCGTTGATGACACCATCCTCAGCAGGCAGGGCTTCATCAACTACTCCAAgctccccagcctggccctggTGCAGGGGGAGCTGGTAGGAGGACTTACCCTCCTCACGGCCCAGACCCACTCCCTGCTTCAGCACCAGCCCCTCCGGCTGACTGCCCTGCTGGATCGGTACGTCAGACAGCAACACGCGGAGGACCCTGTCGTGCCAGCCAGTGGGCAGCCGGATCCTCCCGACCCTGTTCCGGACTCGTAG